In the genome of Phlebotomus papatasi isolate M1 chromosome 2, Ppap_2.1, whole genome shotgun sequence, one region contains:
- the LOC129804238 gene encoding uncharacterized protein LOC129804238 isoform X2, producing MEVSFTINGKSYRVESGKLSPNTSLNTFIRSHANLTGTKFMCQEGGCGACIVALKGIHPVTKDPTTWAVNSCLFPVFSCHGLDVLTVEGLGDKKNGYHVLQSRLAKMHGTQCGYCSPGMVMNMYSLLESKGGKVTMEEVENSFGGNICRCTGYRPILDAYKSLAVDADPALKQACGDIEDLPKVCPKTGESCLGKCHKAQALHLTLGDGKEWHKVYTIADILKVLDTVGSRPYMLVAGNTAHGVYRRSQDIEVFLDVNAVEELRSHSIGATIDIGANIPLAEFMKVLTEAAEKPEFKYAEHLLNHIDFVANVPVRNVGSVAGNLTIKHQHNEFPSDIFLLLVTVGAKFTIKDSKGNDQVVEAENFLGVDMKKKIISKISLPPLPADKYELRTFKITPRAQNAHAYVNAGFLFEFTSGRDKVQSARICYGGINPKFIRATASERILSGVDLFSNETLKKVIDSLKDELKCDSVMPDPLPEYREKLAMGLFYKAILSLAPASRVKKEFQSGGSLIERPLSSGKQSFDTYKENWPLTEPVDKLEAIIQCSGEIKYTNDFPTLPDELWAAFVHATEVQSIIKDVDPADALKIPGVVAFFGPKDIPGNNNFSPKSLMGGVEEIFCSEKVLFNGQPVGMIVAERFDLAQEAAKLVKITYKRPESSTTGPIYPTIRDVFEAKDFSRVHNTRVFQKAETSGTGQTRKITGHFEIGSQYHFSMETQTTVAMPNEDGIDVYSSTQWMDLVQIAIAEMLNIPESSINMQVRRLGGAYGSKISRATQIACAAALACHLLNRPVRFVLTIESNMKAIGKRYACVNDYEVEVDDHGKLQKLSNEFWHDYGCSLNEEVGGQAASFFKNGYVDDHWDVKYHAVQTEAPSHTWCRSPGTTEGIAMIENIMEHISKDMGLDPVEVRLANMPENSPLRGIVKDFVKSVQYYERKKEIETFNTENRWKKRGIAIVPMKYLLDYFGSYPAFVAIYHGDGTVAISHGGIEMGQGLNTKVAQIAAHVLGVPLASVKVKPSNNLVGANSLVTGGSQTSEAVGFAVMKACEILLERIKPVREKMKEASWQEIVGKCFGESIDLTASYLYKKEDTTSYDIWGVSCAEIEIDTLTGLFQLRRVDILEDTGESLSPNVDVGQVEGAFVMGIGYWLYEKLVFNRQNAELLTDRTWTYKPPGAKDIPVDFRITFLKNSSNAAGVLRSKATGEPALCMSIVVLFALRNALDAVRKDSGASDGTYYSLGAPTTPEDILILAGNSTDQFSL from the exons ATGGAAGTGTCTTTCACCATTAATGGAAAATCCTATCGAG TTGAGTCTGGGAAGCTATCGCCCAACACTTCACTGAACACATTCATTCGCAGTCATGCAAATCTCACGGGAACGAAATTCATGTGTCAGGAGGGAGGATGTGGTGCCTGTATTGTTGCACTCAAGGGCATTCATCCAGTGACCAAGGATCCCACCACATGGGCAGTCAACTCCTGTCTGTTTCCGGTTTTCTCTTGTCATGGATTGGATGTCCTGACCGTTGAAGGATTGGGTGACAAGAAAAATGGGTACCATGTACTCCAATCGCGTCTGGCCAAAATGCACGGCACCCAGTGTGGCTACTGTTCTCCAGGAATGGTCATGAACATGTACAGCTTGCTGGAGAGCAAAGGAGGGAAGGTAACGATGGAAGAAGTGGAGAATTCTTTTGGCGGGAACATTTGCCGATGCACAGGATATCGTCCAATTCTCGATGCTTACAAATCTCTCGCCGTGGATGCTGATCCTGCTCTCAAACAGGCATGTGGAGATATTGAGGATTTACCTAAAGTATGCCCTAAGACAGGAGAGTCCTGTCTGGGAAAGTGCCACAAGGCTCAAGCATTGCATTTGACTCTTGGAGATGGGAAGGAGTGGCACAAAGTGTATACAATTGCTGACATCCTCAAGGTGTTGGATACAGTCGGAAGCCGTCCTTACATGCTAGTGGCAGGAAACACTGCTCATGGAGTGTACAGGAGATCCCAGGACATTGAAGTGTTCCTGGATGTGAATGCCGTAGAAGAGTTAAGAAGTCATTCCATTGGAGCGACTATTGATATTGGCGCCAACATTCCTTTGGCAGAATTTATGAAG GTTCTCACGGAAGCTGCTGAGAAACCAGAATTCAAATATGCCGAACATCTTTTGAACCACATTGATTTCGTGGCAAATGTTCCGGTGAGGAATGTTGGCTCTGTAGCTGGGAATCTCACCATTAAGCATCAGCACAATGAATTCCCATCGGATATCTTTCTCCTGCTCGTAACAGTTGGGGCTAAATTCACCATCAAGGACAGCAAAGGAAATGATCAGGTTGTTGAAGCAGAAAATTTCCTAGGAGTTGACATGAAAAAGAAGATAATCTCCAAGATATCTCTTCCTCCTCTTCCCGCTGATAAATATGAGCTACGCACTTTCAAG ATCACTCCAAGAGCACAAAATGCTCATGCATATGTTAACGCAGGTTTTCTCTTTGAATTCACCTCTGGAAGAGATAAGGTTCAATCTGCACGAATTTGCTATGGGGGCATTAATCCTAAATTCATTCGAGCAACGGCTTCGGAAAGGATTCTCTCAGGAGTTGATTTATTCAGCAATGAGACTCTGAAGAAGGTGATTGATTCCCTGAAGGATGAACTCAAGTGTGATTCTGTTATGCCAGATCCTCTGCCTGAATACCGCGAAAAATTGGCCATGGGGCTCTTCTACAAGGCTATATTGAGCCTAGCTCCTGCTTCAAGGGTCAAGAAGGAATTCCAGAGTGGTGGGAGTCTCATTGAGAGACCACTGTCGAGTGGAAAACAATCTTTCGATACGTACAAAGAAAACTGGCCACTTACTGAACCCGTGGACAAACTTGAAGCCATCATCCAATGTTCCGGAGAGATCAAGTACACCAATGACTTCCCTACCCTTCCTGATGAACTTTGGGCAGCCTTTGTACATGCTACTGAGGTGCAATCCATCATCAAAGATGTAGATCCTGCGGATGCCCTT aaaatcccTGGAGTTGTAGCTTTCTTCGGGCCCAAGGATATTCCAGGCAACAACAATTTCTCTCCTAAAAGTCTCATGGGAGGTGTTGAAGAGATCTTTTGCAGCGAAAAAGTCCTCTTTAATGGACAACCAGTGGGCATGATCGTGGCTGAAAGATTTGATCTGGCACAAGAAGCTGCCAAACTCGTCAAGATCACCTACAAACGTCCAGAGAGTTCAA ctaCAGGTCCGATTTATCCTACGATTCGAGACGTCTTTGAAGCTAAAGATTTTTCCCGGGTACACAATACTCGAGTCTTCCAGAAGGCAGAAACCTCTGGCACTGGACAAACACGCAAGATCACCGGACACTTTGAGATTGGTTCTCAATATCACTTCTCAATGGAGACTCAGACCACAGTAGCTATGCCCAATGAGGATGGAATTGATGTGTATTCCTCTACTCAGTGGATGGATCTTGTACAGATAGCAATTGCAGAAATGCTAAATATCCCTGAAAGCAGCATTAATATGCAAGTACGCCGCCTAGGTGGCGCCTATGGCTCAAAGATTTCCCGCGCAACTCAGATTGCTTGTGCTGCTGCCCTAGCATGTCACTTGCTTAATCGTCCAGTTCGATTTGTTCTGACGATCGAGTCGAACATGAAGGCGATCGGAAAGCGATATGCCTGTGTCAACGATTATGAAGTCGAGGTGGATGATCATGGAAAACTTCAAAAGCTGTCCAATGAATTCTGGCATGATTACGGATGCAGTTTGAATGAGGAAGTTGGTGGTCAAGCGGCAAGTTTCTTTAAGAATGGTTATGTAGATGATCACTGGGATGTCAAGTATCATGCGGTCCAGACAGAAGCTCCAAGTCATACTTGGTGCAGATCACCAGGAACAACTGAAGGAATTGCCATGATTGAAAATATTATGGAACACATTTCTAAGGATATGGGATTAGATCCTGTGGAAGTGAGACTCGCAAATATGCCAGAAAATAGCCCATTGCGAGGGATTGTAAAGGACTTTGTTAAATCTGTGCAGTATTATGAGAGAAAGAAGGAGATTGAGACGTTCAATA CTGAAAACCGATGGAAAAAACGTGGAATTGCAATTGTTCCCATGAAATACCTCCTGGATTACTTCGGGTCTTACCCAGCTTTTGTGGCCATTTACCATGGAGATGGTACTGTAGCAATATCCCACGGAGGAATTGAAATGGGCCAGGGGCTGAATACAAAAGTGGCTCAAATTGCTGCCCATGTCCTTGGAGTCCCACTTGCTTCGGTCAAAGTTAAACCCTCCAATAATCTCGTGGGAGCCAATTCCTTGGTCACTGGCGGCAGTCAAACTTCAGAGGCTGTCGGATTTGCCGTTATGAAAGCCTGTGAGATACTTTTAGAGCGCATAAAACCAGTGCGAGAGAAAATGAAGGAGGCATCGTGGCAGGAGATTGTTGGAAAGTGCTTCGGTGAGAGCATTGATCTCACTGCTTCGTACCTCTACAAAAAGGAAGATACCACATCCTATGATATCTGGGGTGTGAGCTGTGCTGAGATTGAGATTGATACGCTTACGGGATTATTCCAACTGCGTCGAGTGGATATTTTGGAGGATACTGGTGAGAGTTTGAGTCCAAATGTAGATGTGGGACAAGTTGAAGGGGCTTTCGTGATGGGAATCGGATACTGGTTATATGAAAAGTTGGTCTTCAATCGTCAAAATGCAGAACTTCTCACTGATCGCACATGGACCTACAAACCTCCAG GGGCTAAGGATATTCCTGTGGACTTTAGGATTACCTTCCTGAAGAATTCTTCAAATGCTGCTGGAGTTTTGAGATCGAAAGCTACGGGAGAACCTGCCCTTTGCATGTCAATTGTGGTCCTATTTGCTTTGAGGAATGCTCTGGATGCGGTACGAAAGGACTCAGGGGCTTCAGATGGAACCTACTACAGCTTAGGAGCTCCAACAACCCCTGAGGATATTCTTATTCTTGCTGGCAACAGCACTGATCAGTTTAGCCTTTAA
- the LOC129804238 gene encoding uncharacterized protein LOC129804238 isoform X3 codes for MEVSFTINGKSYRVESGKLSPNTSLNTFIRSHANLTGTKFMCQEGGCGACIVALKGIHPVTKDPTTWAVNSCLFPVFSCHGLDVLTVEGLGDKKNGYHVLQSRLAKMHGTQCGYCSPGMVMNMYSLLESKGGKVTMEEVENSFGGNICRCTGYRPILDAYKSLAVDADPALKQACGDIEDLPKVCPKTGESCLGKCHKAQALHLTLGDGKEWHKVYTIADILKVLDTVGSRPYMLVAGNTAHGVYRRSQDIEVFLDVNAVEELRSHSIGATIDIGANIPLAEFMKVLTEAAEKPEFKYAEHLLNHIDFVANVPVRNVGSVAGNLTIKHQHNEFPSDIFLLLVTVGAKFTIKDSKGNDQVVEAENFLGVDMKKKIISKISLPPLPADKYELRTFKITPRAQNAHAYVNAGFLFEFTSGRDKVQSARICYGGINPKFIRATASERILSGVDLFSNETLKKVIDSLKDELKCDSVMPDPLPEYREKLAMGLFYKAILSLAPASRVKKEFQSGGSLIERPLSSGKQSFDTYKENWPLTEPVDKLEAIIQCSGEIKYTNDFPTLPDELWAAFVHATEVQSIIKDVDPADALKIPGVVAFFGPKDIPGNNNFSPKSLMGGVEEIFCSEKVLFNGQPVGMIVAERFDLAQEAAKLVKITYKRPESSSPIYPTIRDVFEAKDFSRVHNTRVFQKAETSGTGQTRKITGHFEIGSQYHFSMETQTTVAMPNEDGIDVYSSTQWMDLVQIAIAEMLNIPESSINMQVRRLGGAYGSKISRATQIACAAALACHLLNRPVRFVLTIESNMKAIGKRYACVNDYEVEVDDHGKLQKLSNEFWHDYGCSLNEEVGGQAASFFKNGYVDDHWDVKYHAVQTEAPSHTWCRSPGTTEGIAMIENIMEHISKDMGLDPVEVRLANMPENSPLRGIVKDFVKSVQYYERKKEIETFNTENRWKKRGIAIVPMKYLLDYFGSYPAFVAIYHGDGTVAISHGGIEMGQGLNTKVAQIAAHVLGVPLASVKVKPSNNLVGANSLVTGGSQTSEAVGFAVMKACEILLERIKPVREKMKEASWQEIVGKCFGESIDLTASYLYKKEDTTSYDIWGVSCAEIEIDTLTGLFQLRRVDILEDTGESLSPNVDVGQVEGAFVMGIGYWLYEKLVFNRQNAELLTDRTWTYKPPGAKDIPVDFRITFLKNSSNAAGVLRSKATGEPALCMSIVVLFALRNALDAVRKDSGASDGTYYSLGAPTTPEDILILAGNSTDQFSL; via the exons ATGGAAGTGTCTTTCACCATTAATGGAAAATCCTATCGAG TTGAGTCTGGGAAGCTATCGCCCAACACTTCACTGAACACATTCATTCGCAGTCATGCAAATCTCACGGGAACGAAATTCATGTGTCAGGAGGGAGGATGTGGTGCCTGTATTGTTGCACTCAAGGGCATTCATCCAGTGACCAAGGATCCCACCACATGGGCAGTCAACTCCTGTCTGTTTCCGGTTTTCTCTTGTCATGGATTGGATGTCCTGACCGTTGAAGGATTGGGTGACAAGAAAAATGGGTACCATGTACTCCAATCGCGTCTGGCCAAAATGCACGGCACCCAGTGTGGCTACTGTTCTCCAGGAATGGTCATGAACATGTACAGCTTGCTGGAGAGCAAAGGAGGGAAGGTAACGATGGAAGAAGTGGAGAATTCTTTTGGCGGGAACATTTGCCGATGCACAGGATATCGTCCAATTCTCGATGCTTACAAATCTCTCGCCGTGGATGCTGATCCTGCTCTCAAACAGGCATGTGGAGATATTGAGGATTTACCTAAAGTATGCCCTAAGACAGGAGAGTCCTGTCTGGGAAAGTGCCACAAGGCTCAAGCATTGCATTTGACTCTTGGAGATGGGAAGGAGTGGCACAAAGTGTATACAATTGCTGACATCCTCAAGGTGTTGGATACAGTCGGAAGCCGTCCTTACATGCTAGTGGCAGGAAACACTGCTCATGGAGTGTACAGGAGATCCCAGGACATTGAAGTGTTCCTGGATGTGAATGCCGTAGAAGAGTTAAGAAGTCATTCCATTGGAGCGACTATTGATATTGGCGCCAACATTCCTTTGGCAGAATTTATGAAG GTTCTCACGGAAGCTGCTGAGAAACCAGAATTCAAATATGCCGAACATCTTTTGAACCACATTGATTTCGTGGCAAATGTTCCGGTGAGGAATGTTGGCTCTGTAGCTGGGAATCTCACCATTAAGCATCAGCACAATGAATTCCCATCGGATATCTTTCTCCTGCTCGTAACAGTTGGGGCTAAATTCACCATCAAGGACAGCAAAGGAAATGATCAGGTTGTTGAAGCAGAAAATTTCCTAGGAGTTGACATGAAAAAGAAGATAATCTCCAAGATATCTCTTCCTCCTCTTCCCGCTGATAAATATGAGCTACGCACTTTCAAG ATCACTCCAAGAGCACAAAATGCTCATGCATATGTTAACGCAGGTTTTCTCTTTGAATTCACCTCTGGAAGAGATAAGGTTCAATCTGCACGAATTTGCTATGGGGGCATTAATCCTAAATTCATTCGAGCAACGGCTTCGGAAAGGATTCTCTCAGGAGTTGATTTATTCAGCAATGAGACTCTGAAGAAGGTGATTGATTCCCTGAAGGATGAACTCAAGTGTGATTCTGTTATGCCAGATCCTCTGCCTGAATACCGCGAAAAATTGGCCATGGGGCTCTTCTACAAGGCTATATTGAGCCTAGCTCCTGCTTCAAGGGTCAAGAAGGAATTCCAGAGTGGTGGGAGTCTCATTGAGAGACCACTGTCGAGTGGAAAACAATCTTTCGATACGTACAAAGAAAACTGGCCACTTACTGAACCCGTGGACAAACTTGAAGCCATCATCCAATGTTCCGGAGAGATCAAGTACACCAATGACTTCCCTACCCTTCCTGATGAACTTTGGGCAGCCTTTGTACATGCTACTGAGGTGCAATCCATCATCAAAGATGTAGATCCTGCGGATGCCCTT aaaatcccTGGAGTTGTAGCTTTCTTCGGGCCCAAGGATATTCCAGGCAACAACAATTTCTCTCCTAAAAGTCTCATGGGAGGTGTTGAAGAGATCTTTTGCAGCGAAAAAGTCCTCTTTAATGGACAACCAGTGGGCATGATCGTGGCTGAAAGATTTGATCTGGCACAAGAAGCTGCCAAACTCGTCAAGATCACCTACAAACGTCCAGAGAGTTCAA GTCCGATTTATCCTACGATTCGAGACGTCTTTGAAGCTAAAGATTTTTCCCGGGTACACAATACTCGAGTCTTCCAGAAGGCAGAAACCTCTGGCACTGGACAAACACGCAAGATCACCGGACACTTTGAGATTGGTTCTCAATATCACTTCTCAATGGAGACTCAGACCACAGTAGCTATGCCCAATGAGGATGGAATTGATGTGTATTCCTCTACTCAGTGGATGGATCTTGTACAGATAGCAATTGCAGAAATGCTAAATATCCCTGAAAGCAGCATTAATATGCAAGTACGCCGCCTAGGTGGCGCCTATGGCTCAAAGATTTCCCGCGCAACTCAGATTGCTTGTGCTGCTGCCCTAGCATGTCACTTGCTTAATCGTCCAGTTCGATTTGTTCTGACGATCGAGTCGAACATGAAGGCGATCGGAAAGCGATATGCCTGTGTCAACGATTATGAAGTCGAGGTGGATGATCATGGAAAACTTCAAAAGCTGTCCAATGAATTCTGGCATGATTACGGATGCAGTTTGAATGAGGAAGTTGGTGGTCAAGCGGCAAGTTTCTTTAAGAATGGTTATGTAGATGATCACTGGGATGTCAAGTATCATGCGGTCCAGACAGAAGCTCCAAGTCATACTTGGTGCAGATCACCAGGAACAACTGAAGGAATTGCCATGATTGAAAATATTATGGAACACATTTCTAAGGATATGGGATTAGATCCTGTGGAAGTGAGACTCGCAAATATGCCAGAAAATAGCCCATTGCGAGGGATTGTAAAGGACTTTGTTAAATCTGTGCAGTATTATGAGAGAAAGAAGGAGATTGAGACGTTCAATA CTGAAAACCGATGGAAAAAACGTGGAATTGCAATTGTTCCCATGAAATACCTCCTGGATTACTTCGGGTCTTACCCAGCTTTTGTGGCCATTTACCATGGAGATGGTACTGTAGCAATATCCCACGGAGGAATTGAAATGGGCCAGGGGCTGAATACAAAAGTGGCTCAAATTGCTGCCCATGTCCTTGGAGTCCCACTTGCTTCGGTCAAAGTTAAACCCTCCAATAATCTCGTGGGAGCCAATTCCTTGGTCACTGGCGGCAGTCAAACTTCAGAGGCTGTCGGATTTGCCGTTATGAAAGCCTGTGAGATACTTTTAGAGCGCATAAAACCAGTGCGAGAGAAAATGAAGGAGGCATCGTGGCAGGAGATTGTTGGAAAGTGCTTCGGTGAGAGCATTGATCTCACTGCTTCGTACCTCTACAAAAAGGAAGATACCACATCCTATGATATCTGGGGTGTGAGCTGTGCTGAGATTGAGATTGATACGCTTACGGGATTATTCCAACTGCGTCGAGTGGATATTTTGGAGGATACTGGTGAGAGTTTGAGTCCAAATGTAGATGTGGGACAAGTTGAAGGGGCTTTCGTGATGGGAATCGGATACTGGTTATATGAAAAGTTGGTCTTCAATCGTCAAAATGCAGAACTTCTCACTGATCGCACATGGACCTACAAACCTCCAG GGGCTAAGGATATTCCTGTGGACTTTAGGATTACCTTCCTGAAGAATTCTTCAAATGCTGCTGGAGTTTTGAGATCGAAAGCTACGGGAGAACCTGCCCTTTGCATGTCAATTGTGGTCCTATTTGCTTTGAGGAATGCTCTGGATGCGGTACGAAAGGACTCAGGGGCTTCAGATGGAACCTACTACAGCTTAGGAGCTCCAACAACCCCTGAGGATATTCTTATTCTTGCTGGCAACAGCACTGATCAGTTTAGCCTTTAA